The Sandaracinobacteroides saxicola nucleotide sequence TGCTGGCCGCCCGACAATGCCGTGCCGCTGTCGTTCAGCCGGTCCTTCACCTCTTCCCACAGGCCGGCGCGGCGCAGCGAGCGTTCGACGATGGCATCCATTTCCACCTTGGTGCGGGCGAGGCCGTGGATGCGCGGGCCATAGGCGATGTTTTCATAGATGCTTTTCGGGAAGGGGTTCGGTTTCTGGAACACCATGCCGACCCGGGCGCGCAGCTGCACCACATCCATCTTCGGCGAATAGATGTCCTCCTGGTCAAGCTCGATGCGGCCGGTGACCTTGGCACTGTCCACCGTGTCGTTCATGCGGTTCAGGCAGCGCAGGAAGGTGGACTTGCCGCAACCCGACGGCCCGATGAAGGCGGTGACATTCTCGGTCGAGACGTCGATCGACACCTCTTTCAGCGCCTGTTTCGGGCCGTAGAAGACGCTGACGTCGCGCGCCGTCATCTTGGTGGTTTCGATGGCCGAAGCCTGCTGTTTCGCGGCGATGTCGTCGCCTGCGGTCACGGTCATGTCGCTCACCAGCGCACCTCGAACTTGTTGCGGAGATAGATGGCCAGGCTGTTCATCAGCATCAGGAAGACGAGAAGAACGATGATGGCCGCGGAGGTTTTCTCGACAAAGCCGCGGGCGACATTGTCGGACCAGATATAGACCTGCACCGGCAGCACCGTCGCCGGGTTGGTAAGGCCGCTGGGCACG carries:
- the pstB gene encoding phosphate ABC transporter ATP-binding protein PstB, producing MTVTAGDDIAAKQQASAIETTKMTARDVSVFYGPKQALKEVSIDVSTENVTAFIGPSGCGKSTFLRCLNRMNDTVDSAKVTGRIELDQEDIYSPKMDVVQLRARVGMVFQKPNPFPKSIYENIAYGPRIHGLARTKVEMDAIVERSLRRAGLWEEVKDRLNDSGTALSGGQQQRLCIARAIAVDPEVILMDEPCSALDPIATAKIEELIDDLRGKYAIVIVTHNMQQAARVSQKTAFFHLGTLVEYGNTKDIFTNPREPRTKDYITGRYG